Genomic DNA from Streptomyces diastaticus subsp. diastaticus:
CCGCCGAGGCGTCGGCCGAGGCCCAGCGGCACTGGCTGGCGCTGAAGGAGAAGCGCCTCGCCCACATCGCCGCCGAACTCGCCGGCCGCCTCACCGACGGCGAGCCCTGCGAGGTCTGCGGCGCGACCACCCACCCGCGTCCGGCGGCCCGCGCCGAGGGCCACGTCGACCAGCGGGCCGAGGACGAGGCGCACGCCGCCTACCGCCGGTGCGACGCCGGGCGGGCCGAGGCCGAACGCGCCCTCGGCGTCGTACGGGAGGAGTTGGCCGCCGCGACGGCCGCAGCCACCACCGCCGAGACCCCGGGGCTGGAGGCGGAGGCGGGACGGCTCGCCGCCGAGCACGCCGAGGCCCGGTCGGCCGCCGAGGCGCTGCACGCCGTCCGCCACCGGCTCGACGCCGCCGAGCGCGAACACGACCGCCGCCTCGCCGACCGCCACGCCGCCGAACGCCGGGCCGCCGCCCGCGCCACCCTCCGCGACAGCCTGGTACGCGAACAGGCAGCACTCGCCGAGGAGTTGAAGCAGGCCAGAGGTGACGCCCCGGACGTCGCCGGACGCGCCCGGCAACTGGAGCGTCGGGCCGCGCTGCTCACCGAGGCCGCCGACGCCGCCCGCGCGGCCGAGGAGAGCGCCACCCGGCTCAAGGAGGCCGACGCGCGACTCGCCGACGCCGCCTACCGGGCCGGGTTCGACACGCCCGAGCAGGCGGCCGCCGCCGTCCTGGACGACGCGGGCCACCGCCGGCTCCAGCACCTCGTCGACGCCCGCCGGCTCGAGGAGGCCGAGGCCCGTGCCGCCCTCGCCGACCCGGCCACCGCCGAGGCCGCCGGCCGGCCGCCCGCCGACCCGGACGCCGCTGCCGACCGCGCGCGCCGGGCCGACCTGCGCCTGCGCGCCGCCGCGGCCACCGCCGAGGCGGCCGCCCGCGACGCCGCCGCGCTGGACACCCTCTCCCGGCAGGCCACCACGGAGGCCCGCCGCATGGGCCCGCTGCGCGCGGAGTACGAACGGGTGGCGCGGCTGGCCCAGCTCGCCGCCGGGACCTCGGCGGAGAACGAACGCCGGATGCGGCTGGAGTCGTACGTACTGGCCGCGCGGCTGGAGCAGGTCGCGGCGGCCGCCACTGTACGCCTGCACCGCATGTCGGGTGGCCGCTACACCCTCGTGCACACGGCCGACCGCTCCGGACGCGGCCGTTCCGGGCTGGGACTGCGCGTGGTGGACGCCTGGACCGGCCGGGAGCGCGACACCGCCACCCTCTCCGGCGGCGAGACCTTCTTCGCCTCCCTCGCCCTCGCCCTCGGCCTCGCGGACGTGGTCACCGACGAGGCGGGAGGGGTCCGCCTCGACACCCTCTTCATCGACGAGGGCTTCGGCAGTCTGGACGACCAGACCCTCGACGACGTCCTCGACGTCCTGGACGCCCTGCGCGAGCGGGACCGCAGCGTGGGCATCGTCAGCCACGTCGCCGACCTGCGCCGCCGCGTCCACACCCAACTGGAGGTCGTCAAGGGGCGCGACGGCTCACGGCTGCGGGTCCACGGCACCGGCGGCTGAGCACGCGGGCGCGCGGTGACCGAGCGCAGGGAGTCGCCCTGGCCGCCTTCCACGACGAGGTACCACGTCCGCAAGCCCCGGACGGAGGTCGTCCCGTGGGCGCGTACGGGTGCGAGGCGGGGTGCCGTGGCCGAGGCTACGGTCCTCGCGCCCGTCCGGAAGCGCTCACCCCCCCGGGAACGGCCGCGAGCCCGTGGCCGCCGTGTCCTCGCTCAGCGTCTTCAGGGTGACGGGGCGCAGGGCCGCTCGGTCCCACGCCTTGACGTACGTCTCCCGGCCGCTCCTCAGATCCCGCACGGGCCCCGACTTCCCGGAGCGTTCCGGCCCCAGGATCACCCTTCGGCGCGGACCACGTCCATGGACCCTCGGAGAGGGGGCCCGCTCATGAGGCGCTTCGCGACGTCTCCGCTCTGGACGGCCACCCGCAGCGCGCTCATTCCTCGTCCCCCGCGAGGCGTGAGCCCGGCCGGGGGCCCCGCCGTGCCGGCGCCGGCCTCGCGGGCGAACGGCGCGGGCGAAGCCGCGCGGGCCGAGGCCCGGACCACTCCCGGGCACCCCGGTCCGGGCCTCGCTCATCCGCCCCCGATCGCCCGCCGCACCAGCGGCGAGGAGTACACGATGCTGGTCGTCACCGCCCCGAGTCCGGCGATGCGGCCCGTCAGCTCCTCCAGGTGGCGCATCGAGCGGGCGGCGACCTTGAGCAGGAAGCAGTCGTCGCCGGTCACGTGATGGGCCTCCAGGATCTGCGGGGTGGCGGCCACCAGGTCGTGGAAGGGCTTGTAGTTGCCGTGCGGGTGGCGCAGGCGGACGAAGGCGAGAATGGCGTAGCCGAGCCGCTCCGGGTCGACCACGGCGGTGTAGCCGCGTACGATCCCCGCCTCCTCCAGCCGCCGCACCCGCTCGGTCACCGCGCTCGCCGACATCGACACGGCCCGCGCCAGTTCGGCGAAACTGGCCCGCCCGTCCCGCTGAAGCGCCTCCAGGATGCGCCAGTCGGTGGCGTCCGGGGAAGACTCGGTCATGGTGCATCTGTAGCAGGGCTATCCCCGGTGGATCAATCTGTTCGCCGGGGACCACTCCTTCAGGGCGGGGCCGTCCGAATCGAGATTCGACCCCGTGAAGCACCAGCTCAGCACCGCCACCGACCGGACCGCACCCCGGCCGACGGCCACCGGGGATTCCCCGTCCGCCGCCCCCGTCGTGCCGCCCGCCGGGACGGCGGCCCCGCCGCGGGCCGCCCTCGTCCGCCGCAGCCCCGTCTCCGGCGTCGCGGCAGACCTCGCCGTCGGCGCCCCGGCCTCACCTCGGTCGACGCCCGGTCCACGGCCGCCTGGGCACAGGACCACGTGCCCGGCGCCGTCCGCCGGCCGACCGCCCCGCTCGCCGCCCGCCCCCTCGACCCACCCGCCCCGTCGTCACCCACTGCCGGGGCCCGGCTGTGGCCGCCCGGTCCGCGCCGCCCCCGGCCGAACGCGGTCACCCGGTCGAGGAGGAGACACCCGGCGGCCACGAGCCGGGTGCGGGAGGGACTCGCCACGACACCGCCGCCGGCCCCCGCGCCGCCCCCCGACCCGCTGACCGCACCCGCCCGGCACGGCCGCCCCGCGGCTGCCGAGCCGGGCCGCACGCCGCCCCCGGGACCGGGAAACCTCGTGGACGCCGGGGAGCCCGCCCGCGATCATGGGCGACATGCCTCAACTCCCCGCGCCCACCGCCGCCGGCCTCGCCCGCGATCCGTTGCCGCTGCGTGGCCGCACCGCCCTGGTCACCGGTGCCAGCAGACGCGACGGGATCGGCCACGCCGTGGCCCGCAGACTCGCCGCGTACGGCGCGAGCGTCCACCTCCACCACCACGTGCCGCACGACGCGGCCCAGCCCTGGGGCGCCGACGACCCCGAACGCGTCGCCGACTCGGTACGCGAGGTGCTGGCGGCGCCCGGCGCCCTGGTCACCCACGGATCCGCCGACCTGGCCGACCCCGACGCTCCCGCCGGGCTTCTCGCGGACGCGGTGGCGGCACTCGGCGGGCGGCTCGACATCCTGGTCGCCAACCACGCCCGCAGCGGCGACGACGGGCCGCTCGAGGCGATCGACGCCCGCGCCCTCGACGTCCACTGGGCCGTCGACACCCGTTCGGTGATCCTGCTGGTCCAGGCGTACGCCAGGCACCGCGCCGCCCTCGGCGACGACGCCCCGCCCGGCCGCGTCCTGATGATGACCTCCGGCCAGGACCACGGCGGTGGTATGCCGGACGAGATCGCCTACAGCCTCCAGAAGGGCGCCCTGGCCTCCGCCACCCGCTCCCTCGCCACCGCGCTCGCCCCGCTCGGTGCCACCGTCAACACGGTCAACCCCGGTCCGGTGGACACCGGTTACCTCACCGGCTCGGCCTACGACCACATCGCCGGGCTCTTCCCGGCGGGCCGCTGGGGGATGCCCGACGACCCGGCGCGGCTGCTCTCCTGGCTCGCCACCGACGAGGCCGGATGGATCACCGGCCAGGTCATCGACTCCGAGGGCGGCTTCCGGCGCTGACGAGGGGCGGGCCGGCCACGGGGCCGGGCGGCGGCGCCCGGCCCCGTACGCGTCAGAGCCTCGACAACTCGTCCACCAGGTCGTCCAGGCCCAGCGAGCCCAGCGACAGCGCGGCCATGTGCCACGCCTTGGCGTCGAAGGAGTCGCCGTGCGCCGCGCGGGCGTTGGCGCGGCCCAGCAGCCAGGCGCGCTCGCCCAGCTTGTAGCCGATGGCCTGGCCGGGCATCGACAGATAGCGGGTCAGCTCGCTCTCCACGAACTCCGCCGGCCGGCCGCTGTGCTGCCCGAAGAACTCCTGCGCCAGCTCCGGCGTCCACCGCTCGCCCGGATGGAACGGCGAGTCGTCCGGGATGGCCAGCTCCAGGTGCATGCCGATGTCGACGATGACCCGTGCCGCCCGCATCATCTGCGCGTCCAGGTACCCCAGCCGCCGCTCCGCGTCGGTGAGGAAACCCAGCTCCTCCATGAGCCGCTCCGCGTACAGCGCCCAGCCCTCGCAGTTGGCACTGACCATGCCGACCGTCGCCTGGTAGCGCGAGAGGCTCTCCGCCACATGCGTCCACTGGGCCAGCTGGAGGTGATGGCCGGGCACGCCCTCGTGGTACCAGGTCGACACCAGGTCGTAGACCGGGAAGCGGGTCTCGCCCATCGTCGGCAGCCAGGTCCGCCCCGGCCGTGAGAAGTCCTCCGAAGGACCGGTGTAGTACGGGGCTGCGGCCCCGCCGGGCGGCGCGATCCGCGACTCGACCCGGCGCACCCGCTCCGCCAGCTCGAAGTGGGTCCCGTCCAGCGCCTCGATGGCCTCGTCCATGACGCCCTGGAGCCAGTCGCGGACCTCGTCCACGCCCTCGATGTGCGCGCCGTGCTCGTCCAGGTGCTTCAGCGCCTCCCACGGCGTGGCCGCGCCCGGCAGCACCTTCTCCGCCTCGGCGCGCATCTCACCGAGCAGCCGGTGGTACTCCGACCAGCCGTAGGCGTACGCCTCGTCCAGGTCCAGGTCGGTGCCGTTGAAGTAGCGGGACCAGCGCTGGTACCGCTCCCTGCCCACCGTGTCCGGCTGTCCCTCGACGGCCGGCGCGTAGACGTCGCGCATCCAGTCCCGCAGCGCCGCCACCGCGGCGCTCGCCCCGGCGGCGGCCTCGTCCAGCTCGGCGCGGAGCGCCTCGGGGCCGTCCGCCGCGAAGGTGTCGAACCAGCCCGGCTCCCCCTCGCCGCCCGCCCACTCGGTGAGCTGCCCGACGAACGTCGCCGTCGGCCGGGGGCCGCCGTACAGCTCGCGCTCCAGGCCCAGCTCCAGTGACTGCCGGTAGCCCTCCAGCGCCGCGGGTACGGCGCGCAGCCGCTCCACGACGGCCGCCCACTCCTCCTCGGTGCCGGTCGGGGTCACCGTGAAGACCTCGCGCACCGCGTGCGCGGGGGAGTGGATGTTGCTGACCGCGCGCAGGTCCTCGTCGGCCTCGTGGACCGCCAGCTCGGCGGTCAGCCGCTCCCGCAGCAGCCGCGCGCAGCGCCGCTCCTCCTCGCTCTGCCCGCCGGGGCGCCGCTCCGCCTCGTCCAGCGCGGCCAGAGTCGCGGTCGCCAGGGCGGCCACGGCCTGCCGTCCGGCCGGGGAGAAGTCGGGCAGCTTCCCGGAGCTCTCGGCCAATCCGAGATACGTACCGGTGATCGGGTCGAGGGCGATGAGGTCGTCGACGTAGGCGTCGGCGACCTGACGGGGCAACGGGTTCTTCAACTCTGACATGGGCCCATCCTCGTACGGCCCGCCCCCCGGCGTCACCATCTTCCGTCCGGCGCCCCCTCGGCCTCCCCCGGAGGCAGCATCGGCCCGCACTCCCACTGCTGGAAGATCAGCCGGGTCTCGACCCGCGCCACCTCCCGCCGGGAGGTGAACTCGTCCAGCACCAGCCGCTGGAGATCGGTCATGTCCGCCACGGCGACATGGACCAGGTAGTCGTCCGGGCCGGTCAGATGGAAGACCGCCCGCGACTCCGGCAGTGCCCGGATGCGGTCCACGAACGGTCCCACCAGCTCGCGCCGGTGCGGCCGTACCTGCACCGACAGCAGCGCCTGGAGCCCGCGCCCCAGCTTCGCCGGGTCCAGCTCCAGCCGGTGCCCGAGGATCACGCCGGACCGGCGCAGCCGCGCCACCCGGTCCAGGCAGGTGGACGCGGCCACCCCGGTCGCCTCGGCCAGCTCGCGGTAGGTCGCCCGGGCGTCGTTCTGCAACAGCCGCAGAATCCGCAGGTCCACCGTGTCCAGTACGACAGAACCAGTCATCCGCCGAACGTAGCACGGGACTTGGCCGTCACCGCCGGACGGCCCGGGACCCTCGGCCCATGACCACCGACGCCGCGCACACCCCCGCCACCCCGCCGCCCGCCCCCCGGGCCCTGGCCACGGAAGCGGTCCACGCCGGCCGCGACGACCTCGCCGGGCTCGGCCTGCACGCGCCGCCGCTCGACCTCTCCACCACCTACCCCTCGTACGACAGCCGTGCCGAGGCCGCCCGGCTCGACGCGTTCGCCGCCACCGGCGCCGAACTCGACGGCCCGCCCGTCTACGCGCGCCTCGGCAATCCCACGGTCGCCCGCTTCGAGACCGCCCTCGCGAAGCTGGAGGGCACCGAGTCCGCCGTCGCCTTCGCCAGCGGTATGGCCGCCCTCACCGCCGTCCTGCTGGCCCGCGCCTCGCTCGGCCTGCGCCACGTCGTCGCGGTCCGCCCGCTGTACGGGTGCAGTGACCACCTGCTCAACACCGGGCTGCTCGGCACCGAGGTCACCTGGGTCGACCCGGCGGGCATCGCCGACGCCATCCGCCCCGACACCGGCCTGGTCCTCGTCGAGACCCCCGCCAACCCCACCCTCGCCGAGCTCGACCTGCGCGCCGTCGCCCACGCCTGCGGCACCGTGCCGCTGCTCGCCGACAACACCTTCGCCACCCCCGTCCTCCAGCGGCCCGCCGAATCCGGTGCCCGCATCGTGCTGCACAGCGCCACCAAGTACCTCGGCGGCCACGGCGACGTGCTCGGCGGCGTCGTCGCCTGCGACGAGGAGTTCGCCCGCACGCTGCGCCAGGTCCGCTTCACGACCGGCGGCGTGCTGCACCCGCTCGCCGGCTACCTGCTGCTGCGCGGCCTGTCCACGCTGCCCGTCCGGATGCGCGCCGCCTCCGCCACCGCCGCCACTCTGGTCGAGCGGCTCCGCGCCGACGCCCGGGTCACCCGCGTCCACTACCCGGCCGTCGGCGGCGCCATGGTCGCCTTCGAGACCGCGGGCGACCCGCACCAGGTGATCGCCGGGGTGCGGCTGATCACCCCGGCCGTCAGCCTCGGCAGCGTCGACACCCTCATCCAGCACCCCGCCTCCATCAGCCACCGGGTGGTCGACGCCCACGACCGGCACGCCCACGGCGTCAGCGACCGGTTGCTGCGTCTCTCCGTCGGCCTGGAGGACGCCGACGACCTCTGGAACGACCTCGACTCCGCCCTCGGCACGGGAACCGAGGACGGCGCCGGAGCGGGTACGCGGGTCAGCGCGCCGGGCGCGCCTTCCCGGACCGAGGGTCGTACGCCGGCCGTGAGCACACCGGAGTGACGTCCAGGCGGGCGGTGATCACCAGGGTGCCCTCCTCGATCTGGTAGTCGAGGGGGAGCCCCAGGCCGCGCATGGCGGCGACCATCGCGGTGTTCGACGCCTGCGTCACCGCGTAGACACTCCCACCGCCCGCCTCCGCGGCCATCGCGACCAGCCGGCCGAGGAGTTCGCCGCCGATGCCCCGGTGCTGCCAGGCGTCCTCCACCAGCAGCGCGACCTCCGTCTCCTCGCCGTCCCACAGCAGGTGCCCGAGGGCGACCACGCGGCCCCCGGCGTCGCGCGCCGCCAGGGTCCGGCCGAACCGCGGGCTCAGCAGGTGGTCCAGGTAGCGGTCGGCGTCGCGGACCGGCCCGTGGTAGCGCCTGGCCAGGGTCTCGGGCGAGCAGCGCTCGTGCAGGGCGCGGGCCTCGGGCAGGTCGGCGGCGTCGGCGCGCTGCACCGTCACGGCCTCCCCCCGGTCCAGCGCGAGCACGTGCCGGCTCCGCGGCAGCCGGGCCCCCAGCCTGCCGTCCAGCTCCACCAGCGCGCGTGCCCGCGCGAACTCGGTCGGTGTGAACGGCAGACGGGGCCGTTCGACGGTGAGCACGCCGTCCCCCGGGGCCCGCAGCCGCAGCACCGCCCCGTCGAGCACGCCCTCCACCGGCACGGCCTGCCCGTCCGCCGCCACCCGCGCCGCGGGCACCGAGCGGATCGTGCAGCGGCCCAGCAACTGGCGCAGGGCCAGCGGCAGCTCGGCCGGGTCCAGCGCGACGCGGGTGGCGAGGCCCAGGACCCGCGTCGGGGCGTCGACCAGGTCGTGGGCGTCGGCCCGCTCGATCCAGGTGGCGGCGCCGCCCGCCCCGGCGACCGTACGGGTGAGCGTCGCGGCCGCCAGCCCCTCCGGGGCCCGCAGCAGGAACTCGTCGACCGTGCCCTGCGCCAGCGGATGCGCCTGGAGGCTCAGGATGTCGACCTTCCGCCGGGCCAGCGCTCCGCACAGCCGCGCCAGCGAGCCCGGCTCGTCGCGCACGGTGGTCCGCATCCGCCACAGCGCCGTCGTGCCCGGTGCCCCCTCGGCGGCGGGACCCTCGGCGGTGCCCGTACCGGGCCCGGTGCCCGCCGGGGGCGGGGCGTGCGGATGCCGCCGCGCCCACCACCGGCGCACCGCCGCCGTCCCCAGCAGTGCGACGGCCGCGGCGGGCAGCGTCACCGGCCCCCACGGCCCGTCGGCCACGGACCCGGCGACGGCGGCCGCCACCGCCACGGCCGTGAGCAGGGCGGCCGTCCCGACCAGGTCGCGCCGCCGGGGGCGGGTGCCCGGGGCGGGGGCGCGGCGCCGGGACCGGCGGGAGCGGACCCGCGTGGCACTCCTCGCCGGGGTCGCCGCGTCCGGCCCGGGGCCGGACGCGGGCGCGGTGTCAGTCGTCTCCCTCGTCATGCCTCCACTGTGGAGGAGCGGTGTTGCCTGTCCACGAACGTGCTGTGACCGGCTGGTTAAGTGCCCTCAGGTCCCTTTCGCCGGGACCGCGACGGCGGTCCCGGCTCCCTCACTGGCCGACCAGCCCCGGCTGGAGCGTCCTGCGGAACAGCGTGCGGCCGCCCTCCGCCCGCAGCCGAACCGTCAGCTCCCCGCTCGCGCCGTCGATGTCGACGGCGCCGAAGTACTGCGGCGACTCGGCGGGGGAGACGTTGGCCCGGCCCGGGGCCTGGACGAAGACCTGGTCGGGGCCGAAGGTCGCGTCGAGCGCGGTCGCCGGGAAGCCGCCGGCCGCCAGCGGCCCCGTCACGAACTCCCAGAACGGCGCGAAGTCCTGGAAGGCCGCCCGCTCGGGCCGGTAGTGCTGCGCGGAGGTGTGGTGCACGTCGGCGGTGAGCCAGAGCGTGCCGGTGA
This window encodes:
- a CDS encoding AAA family ATPase, which encodes MRLHRLGITAFGPFGGAHEIDFDALSTAGLFLLHGPTGAGKTSVLDAVCYALYGSLPGERTAAQGPGLRSDHAAPQTRAGVVLDLTVAGRRLEVTRQPAWERPKRRGTGTTLDKAQTWLREYDPATGTWRDLSRSHQETGEEITQLLGMSKEQFCQVVLLPQGDFARFLRADAEARGRLLGRLFDTRRFAAVEQHLAELRRAAADRVQEGDGVLLAALQRMRQVAGEDIGVPAPEGEPGEPGLAVAVLGWAATARTTLRERRTVARLALTAAEREQTAARRALEETRELHRLQRRAEEARQHRVRLDATADAHQEHLARLARARKAAAVEGALDLRAAAEQAHTRARRAEEAARAALPADQAAPAARLAALARTAVGELGALASARRAERRHAELSGELARADRDEHADETLLAETADWADRWETTRAALQREEAGARDAAARADRLAALLGPARERLAAARRRDTLTADADRARAAVLTAAEASAEAQRHWLALKEKRLAHIAAELAGRLTDGEPCEVCGATTHPRPAARAEGHVDQRAEDEAHAAYRRCDAGRAEAERALGVVREELAAATAAATTAETPGLEAEAGRLAAEHAEARSAAEALHAVRHRLDAAEREHDRRLADRHAAERRAAARATLRDSLVREQAALAEELKQARGDAPDVAGRARQLERRAALLTEAADAARAAEESATRLKEADARLADAAYRAGFDTPEQAAAAVLDDAGHRRLQHLVDARRLEEAEARAALADPATAEAAGRPPADPDAAADRARRADLRLRAAAATAEAAARDAAALDTLSRQATTEARRMGPLRAEYERVARLAQLAAGTSAENERRMRLESYVLAARLEQVAAAATVRLHRMSGGRYTLVHTADRSGRGRSGLGLRVVDAWTGRERDTATLSGGETFFASLALALGLADVVTDEAGGVRLDTLFIDEGFGSLDDQTLDDVLDVLDALRERDRSVGIVSHVADLRRRVHTQLEVVKGRDGSRLRVHGTGG
- a CDS encoding DUF885 domain-containing protein, coding for MSELKNPLPRQVADAYVDDLIALDPITGTYLGLAESSGKLPDFSPAGRQAVAALATATLAALDEAERRPGGQSEEERRCARLLRERLTAELAVHEADEDLRAVSNIHSPAHAVREVFTVTPTGTEEEWAAVVERLRAVPAALEGYRQSLELGLERELYGGPRPTATFVGQLTEWAGGEGEPGWFDTFAADGPEALRAELDEAAAGASAAVAALRDWMRDVYAPAVEGQPDTVGRERYQRWSRYFNGTDLDLDEAYAYGWSEYHRLLGEMRAEAEKVLPGAATPWEALKHLDEHGAHIEGVDEVRDWLQGVMDEAIEALDGTHFELAERVRRVESRIAPPGGAAAPYYTGPSEDFSRPGRTWLPTMGETRFPVYDLVSTWYHEGVPGHHLQLAQWTHVAESLSRYQATVGMVSANCEGWALYAERLMEELGFLTDAERRLGYLDAQMMRAARVIVDIGMHLELAIPDDSPFHPGERWTPELAQEFFGQHSGRPAEFVESELTRYLSMPGQAIGYKLGERAWLLGRANARAAHGDSFDAKAWHMAALSLGSLGLDDLVDELSRL
- a CDS encoding Lrp/AsnC family transcriptional regulator, with the translated sequence MTGSVVLDTVDLRILRLLQNDARATYRELAEATGVAASTCLDRVARLRRSGVILGHRLELDPAKLGRGLQALLSVQVRPHRRELVGPFVDRIRALPESRAVFHLTGPDDYLVHVAVADMTDLQRLVLDEFTSRREVARVETRLIFQQWECGPMLPPGEAEGAPDGRW
- a CDS encoding GNAT family N-acetyltransferase, encoding MTRETTDTAPASGPGPDAATPARSATRVRSRRSRRRAPAPGTRPRRRDLVGTAALLTAVAVAAAVAGSVADGPWGPVTLPAAAVALLGTAAVRRWWARRHPHAPPPAGTGPGTGTAEGPAAEGAPGTTALWRMRTTVRDEPGSLARLCGALARRKVDILSLQAHPLAQGTVDEFLLRAPEGLAAATLTRTVAGAGGAATWIERADAHDLVDAPTRVLGLATRVALDPAELPLALRQLLGRCTIRSVPAARVAADGQAVPVEGVLDGAVLRLRAPGDGVLTVERPRLPFTPTEFARARALVELDGRLGARLPRSRHVLALDRGEAVTVQRADAADLPEARALHERCSPETLARRYHGPVRDADRYLDHLLSPRFGRTLAARDAGGRVVALGHLLWDGEETEVALLVEDAWQHRGIGGELLGRLVAMAAEAGGGSVYAVTQASNTAMVAAMRGLGLPLDYQIEEGTLVITARLDVTPVCSRPAYDPRSGKARPAR
- a CDS encoding SDR family oxidoreductase, with the translated sequence MPQLPAPTAAGLARDPLPLRGRTALVTGASRRDGIGHAVARRLAAYGASVHLHHHVPHDAAQPWGADDPERVADSVREVLAAPGALVTHGSADLADPDAPAGLLADAVAALGGRLDILVANHARSGDDGPLEAIDARALDVHWAVDTRSVILLVQAYARHRAALGDDAPPGRVLMMTSGQDHGGGMPDEIAYSLQKGALASATRSLATALAPLGATVNTVNPGPVDTGYLTGSAYDHIAGLFPAGRWGMPDDPARLLSWLATDEAGWITGQVIDSEGGFRR
- a CDS encoding Lrp/AsnC family transcriptional regulator, with protein sequence MTESSPDATDWRILEALQRDGRASFAELARAVSMSASAVTERVRRLEEAGIVRGYTAVVDPERLGYAILAFVRLRHPHGNYKPFHDLVAATPQILEAHHVTGDDCFLLKVAARSMRHLEELTGRIAGLGAVTTSIVYSSPLVRRAIGGG
- a CDS encoding trans-sulfuration enzyme family protein, which encodes MTTDAAHTPATPPPAPRALATEAVHAGRDDLAGLGLHAPPLDLSTTYPSYDSRAEAARLDAFAATGAELDGPPVYARLGNPTVARFETALAKLEGTESAVAFASGMAALTAVLLARASLGLRHVVAVRPLYGCSDHLLNTGLLGTEVTWVDPAGIADAIRPDTGLVLVETPANPTLAELDLRAVAHACGTVPLLADNTFATPVLQRPAESGARIVLHSATKYLGGHGDVLGGVVACDEEFARTLRQVRFTTGGVLHPLAGYLLLRGLSTLPVRMRAASATAATLVERLRADARVTRVHYPAVGGAMVAFETAGDPHQVIAGVRLITPAVSLGSVDTLIQHPASISHRVVDAHDRHAHGVSDRLLRLSVGLEDADDLWNDLDSALGTGTEDGAGAGTRVSAPGAPSRTEGRTPAVSTPE